Proteins encoded by one window of Flexibacter flexilis DSM 6793:
- a CDS encoding LuxR C-terminal-related transcriptional regulator, translating to MQTIRIGLVEDNAALRRSFIENIQYFEQVKLVLVAVNGLDFLKKIQEMPVAERPQIVLTDIEMDGMDGIQTVAQGHEQYPEIQFIMLTVFDNDEKIFESIQAGAMGYMLKDEHPEKIVEAIEDVAQGGAPMSPSIARRALQLLRNAKAPAPQTVPSGSATTPVEDLLSRRELEIMEMIVEGLTYQQIAEKTFISPHTVRTHIQHIYEKLHVHSKAAIIHMAIEKKWFGFKNR from the coding sequence ATGCAAACCATTCGTATCGGACTTGTAGAAGATAATGCTGCGCTGCGGCGGTCTTTTATCGAAAATATACAGTATTTTGAGCAAGTGAAATTAGTGTTGGTGGCGGTGAATGGCCTTGATTTTTTGAAAAAAATACAAGAAATGCCAGTGGCCGAACGCCCTCAAATCGTACTGACAGATATAGAAATGGACGGCATGGACGGCATCCAGACCGTAGCGCAAGGACATGAGCAATATCCTGAAATTCAGTTTATTATGCTCACCGTGTTTGACAATGACGAAAAAATATTTGAGTCGATACAGGCGGGCGCAATGGGCTATATGCTCAAAGACGAGCACCCCGAAAAAATAGTAGAAGCCATCGAAGACGTGGCGCAAGGTGGCGCACCGATGTCGCCGTCTATTGCGCGTCGTGCCCTGCAACTGCTGCGCAACGCCAAAGCTCCTGCGCCTCAAACCGTTCCGAGTGGCTCGGCCACAACGCCCGTAGAAGATTTGCTTTCGCGCCGCGAGCTGGAAATAATGGAAATGATAGTAGAAGGGCTTACTTATCAGCAAATTGCCGAAAAAACGTTTATCAGCCCGCACACGGTACGCACGCACATTCAGCATATTTACGAAAAGTTGCACGTACACTCGAAAGCCGCCATTATTCATATGGCCATCGAAAAAAAATGGTTTGGGTTCAAAAATCGTTAA
- a CDS encoding riboflavin synthase: MFTGIVEACGRVENIVAEGTNLSFEISSPISAELKIDQSVSHNGVCLTVTACNAQSHWVTAVAETLTKTNLGDLTVGNSVNLERCMPANGRFDGHIVQGHVDQTGVCTKVQQLDGSWLFDFEYDATLGNFTVEKGSICINGVSLTVFNSQAGSFRVTIIPYTYEHTTFANLREGQRVNLEFDVVGKYMRALWQQSGYAAMPKL, from the coding sequence ATGTTTACAGGAATTGTAGAGGCGTGCGGACGTGTGGAAAACATAGTGGCCGAAGGTACAAATCTTTCGTTTGAAATTAGCTCGCCTATTTCGGCAGAACTCAAAATTGACCAAAGTGTTTCGCACAATGGCGTTTGCCTGACGGTAACGGCCTGCAATGCCCAATCGCATTGGGTGACGGCGGTGGCCGAGACACTTACCAAAACAAACTTAGGAGATTTGACGGTAGGAAATTCCGTAAATTTAGAACGCTGTATGCCTGCCAATGGGCGTTTTGATGGCCACATTGTGCAAGGCCACGTGGACCAGACGGGCGTTTGTACCAAAGTGCAACAATTGGACGGAAGTTGGCTTTTTGACTTCGAATACGATGCCACGCTGGGCAATTTTACGGTAGAAAAAGGCTCGATTTGCATTAACGGCGTGAGTCTTACCGTGTTCAATAGCCAAGCGGGAAGTTTCCGCGTAACGATTATTCCGTACACTTACGAACATACCACGTTTGCCAACTTGCGCGAAGGCCAACGCGTAAACCTCGAATTTGATGTGGTGGGCAAATATATGCGTGCTTTATGGCAACAAAGCGGCTATGCAGCCATGCCGAAACTATAA
- a CDS encoding cysteine desulfurase family protein, whose amino-acid sequence MRVYLDNAATTPLEPAVFEAMTPYLKEIFGNPSSIHSHGREVRAAIEKARKTIATLLNTSPAEIFFTSGGTEADNTAIVGAIRTYNIKHALTSPAEHHAVLHTLEVLAKHGEIELTLIPLDEKGHIDMAFLEQWLKDHPKAFVSLMHANNEIATVNDIEEIGVLCRQYGAIYHTDTVQTMGHFRHNLKELPVDFLVGSAHKFHGPKGVGFLYVNNRIKIEPFIHGGAQERNMRGGTENVASIIGLAKALEIAYADMTEHQQHIIGLKARMIAKLRESIEDVRFNGDSESLEDSLYTVLNVSLPAHEANDMLLFNLDINKISASGGSACSSGSNIGSHVLGAIGAAPERAAVRFSFSKYNTVEEIDRAVEVLASLYKSVAI is encoded by the coding sequence ATGCGTGTATATCTTGACAATGCCGCCACTACTCCGTTAGAGCCTGCTGTTTTTGAGGCTATGACTCCTTATTTGAAGGAAATTTTTGGAAATCCGTCCTCGATTCACTCGCACGGGCGAGAGGTTCGGGCGGCCATCGAAAAAGCACGCAAAACAATCGCTACTTTACTGAACACCTCACCTGCCGAAATTTTCTTTACGTCGGGTGGAACAGAAGCCGACAACACGGCCATCGTAGGCGCGATTCGTACCTATAACATCAAACACGCACTTACCAGCCCCGCCGAACATCATGCCGTTTTGCATACGTTGGAGGTATTGGCCAAACATGGCGAAATCGAACTTACGCTTATTCCTTTGGACGAAAAAGGACATATTGACATGGCGTTTTTGGAGCAATGGCTCAAAGACCATCCCAAAGCCTTTGTTTCGCTCATGCACGCCAACAACGAGATAGCCACCGTAAACGACATCGAAGAAATCGGGGTGTTGTGTCGTCAATATGGCGCGATTTACCATACGGACACGGTACAAACCATGGGGCATTTTCGCCACAATCTTAAGGAGTTGCCAGTAGATTTTTTGGTGGGTTCGGCGCACAAATTTCATGGCCCGAAAGGTGTTGGATTTTTGTATGTAAATAATCGAATCAAAATAGAGCCGTTCATTCATGGCGGCGCACAAGAACGCAATATGCGCGGCGGAACGGAAAATGTAGCCAGTATTATTGGCCTTGCCAAAGCTCTCGAAATTGCTTACGCCGACATGACCGAACACCAACAACACATCATCGGGCTGAAGGCGCGTATGATTGCCAAATTGCGCGAAAGCATTGAAGATGTGCGCTTTAACGGCGATTCGGAGTCGTTGGAAGACAGTTTGTACACCGTCCTGAACGTGAGCCTTCCCGCACACGAAGCCAACGATATGTTGCTTTTCAATTTGGACATAAACAAAATATCTGCTTCGGGCGGCAGCGCGTGCAGTAGTGGTTCGAATATCGGTTCGCACGTGTTGGGCGCGATTGGCGCAGCTCCCGAACGCGCCGCAGTTCGTTTTTCGTTTAGCAAATACAACACCGTAGAAGAAATTGACCGCGCCGTAGAGGTGTTGGCCAGTCTTTACAAATCAGTAGCAATATAA
- the fabG gene encoding 3-oxoacyl-[acyl-carrier-protein] reductase has product MKLLEGKNALITGASKGIGRAMALAFAKQGANVGFTYLSSVEKGQALEAELQALGVKAKGYRSDASDFKAADELMTQFLADFGTIDALINNAGITKDGLLMRMSEEQWDAVININLKSVFNLTKAATRQLMKQKYGSIINITSVVGLRGNAGQANYSASKAGIVGFTKSVALELGSRNIRSNAIAPGFIETEMTGELDEKVVQGWADSIPMKRAGAADEVANAAVFLASDLSSYMTGQVLQVDGGMLT; this is encoded by the coding sequence ATGAAACTTTTAGAAGGAAAAAATGCGCTGATTACGGGTGCTTCCAAAGGAATAGGCCGTGCGATGGCTTTGGCGTTTGCCAAACAAGGTGCCAACGTAGGCTTTACTTATTTGTCGAGTGTAGAAAAAGGCCAAGCCTTAGAAGCTGAATTGCAGGCTTTGGGCGTAAAAGCAAAAGGTTACCGCTCGGACGCTTCGGATTTCAAAGCCGCCGACGAACTAATGACGCAATTTTTGGCTGATTTCGGAACAATTGACGCACTCATCAACAACGCAGGTATTACCAAAGACGGCTTGCTGATGCGCATGAGCGAAGAGCAATGGGACGCGGTAATCAACATCAACCTAAAATCGGTGTTCAACCTTACCAAAGCGGCCACACGCCAACTAATGAAACAAAAATACGGCTCAATTATCAATATTACGTCGGTGGTAGGTCTTCGCGGCAACGCAGGCCAAGCCAACTACTCCGCTTCTAAAGCGGGTATCGTGGGCTTTACCAAATCCGTAGCCTTAGAATTGGGTTCAAGAAATATTCGTTCTAACGCCATTGCACCAGGTTTCATCGAAACAGAAATGACTGGCGAACTTGACGAGAAAGTAGTACAAGGTTGGGCAGATTCTATCCCAATGAAACGCGCAGGTGCTGCCGACGAAGTAGCCAACGCAGCCGTTTTCTTGGCTTCTGACCTTTCCAGCTACATGACAGGCCAAGTGTTGCAAGTAGATGGCGGTATGCTTACTTAG